Part of the Cyanobium sp. ATX 6F1 genome is shown below.
CTTCGCCGGGTCGTACCTGCTGGTGATCAGCCAGAGCCCGGCCCTGGTGAGCGCCGGGCCGTTCACCCTGCCGATCCGGCTGCTGATCGAGCTATTGGCCCTGGCGGTGGCCCTTTACTGGTGGTTCTTCTCGCCCAGGGAGCGCCTGCGGGAGCAACCGCTCTGGCAGGCGGTGCACCCCTGGTTTCTGGAGGTGGTCCTGGTGGGGGTCGTGGTCACGATCCTGGGCGAGGTGGAGGCGCTGTGGCGGCCGGTGGCCTGGTCGTTGCTGGCCCTGGTGCTGGTGAGTGATCCCTGCCGACGCCTGTTCGCCACCCGGGTGAAGGTCTATGCGGTGATCCTCTACTGGGTGGCGGTCGCCACGGTGGTGGCCATGCTCAGCAGCCTGGAGACCCCGTCGCCGCTCTGGTACGAGCAACCCCATCAGCTCGCCCTGGTCGCCATTGGCCTGCAGATGACGTTCATCGTCGTCTCCCACCGCAGCCTGGACCTCCAGGAGTTGCGACAACCCGGCGGGGGCCCGCTGCTGGCTTGGGTGGGTCGCCGGGTGGCGGCCCACCGCAACCACTGGCTCTACTACCCGATGTTCGCCGCCGTGGCCTACTACCTCTACCTGCGCTACGACCCCTCCCTGCACACCCTGCTCTGGGCCGTTGAGGCGTTCGCGCTCTACGTGCTCAGTGCCCTGCTGAGGGAGAACAGCTTTCGCACCATCGCCCTGGTGGGGCTGGGGATCTGCCTGTTGCGCCTGATGTCGATCGATCTGGCCCAGGTGGATCTGGGCCTGCGGGGGATCGTATTCATCGGCGTGGGCCTGCTGATGCTGGCGATGAATGCGATCTACAACCGCTTTCGCGCCCGCTTCGAATGACATCCGAGCGCCACGTTCCCCTGCGCACAGTCCTGCTGGTGTTGCTGCTCGCCGGCGGTGCTGGACTGATCGCGCTGTTGATGCAGGCGCGTCCCGGTAGCCCCTTGACCTCCTCCCTGGCCACCCCCTTCCAGTTGCTGGGCACGCCGTTGAAACTGGCCGACCGGCTGGCCAGCCGGGGGATGCCGATCGGCTCGTTGGAGGAACGGGATCTGGGGGACACCTTCCGGGAGCGCTATGCCTACCAGGTCAAGGTCTCCGACCCAGACCAGGCCTACCTGGATGCCCTGATGCCGCTGATCCGGTCCCATGCCAGGAAGCCCTTCCCCTACCGCGCCTATGTGATTCCGTCGGAGTCCGCCAACGCCATGGCGCTTCCGGGCGGTGTGATCCTGGTCAACAGAGGGTTGCTGAACACCCTTGGCTCCGAGGCGGAGCTGGTGAGCGTGTTGGCCCACGAGGCCGGCCACATCGAACTGGGCCACTGTTTTGACACCGTGCGCTTCCAGTTGCTGGCCCGCAAGCGGGGCAGTG
Proteins encoded:
- a CDS encoding M48 family metallopeptidase gives rise to the protein MTSERHVPLRTVLLVLLLAGGAGLIALLMQARPGSPLTSSLATPFQLLGTPLKLADRLASRGMPIGSLEERDLGDTFRERYAYQVKVSDPDQAYLDALMPLIRSHARKPFPYRAYVIPSESANAMALPGGVILVNRGLLNTLGSEAELVSVLAHEAGHIELGHCFDTVRFQLLARKRGSETLGQLADLALGILVQHNYSKAAEHEADVYAFTLLRYSPYDPRGSGASFASLERSEGSQSSRADDHADLLRDYISSHPPLAIRQAEFSQAAEAWWRGHPAERRYWGRRNLRGRRALSALDLGAEWHGARLTPPAPQATR